One window of Parabacteroides sp. FAFU027 genomic DNA carries:
- a CDS encoding ROK family protein yields MEKPYVIGIDMGGTGTKFGIVDAKGEILGQGSIVTPDYPDINDYINALYEGVLPLVEKAGGFSKIKGIGIGAPNGNYYKSSIELAPNLPWKGNIPLGDLLKAKFNLPVAVTNDANAAAIGEMTYGAARGMKDFIIITLGTGVGSGIVIGGNVLYGHDGFAGELGHTTIRRTNGRLCGCGRKGCLETYASATGVARSAREVLENTTEDSLLRQIAADKITSKDVYDAAVQGDKVAKEIFDVTGTILGEAFADFIAFSAPEAIIIFGGLAQAGDLIFNPIKEAMENNVLPIWRNKVKVLPSELKASDAAILGAGALGWEAK; encoded by the coding sequence ATGGAAAAACCGTATGTAATCGGTATCGACATGGGCGGTACCGGCACCAAATTCGGCATTGTAGATGCAAAAGGAGAAATCTTAGGACAAGGATCAATCGTAACTCCTGACTATCCGGATATCAACGACTACATTAATGCATTGTACGAAGGCGTACTGCCATTAGTCGAGAAGGCAGGCGGATTCTCTAAAATCAAAGGAATCGGAATTGGTGCTCCTAACGGAAACTACTATAAATCATCAATCGAACTCGCACCTAACCTCCCCTGGAAAGGCAATATTCCCCTCGGTGATTTATTAAAAGCCAAATTTAATCTTCCTGTAGCGGTTACCAATGACGCCAATGCTGCTGCTATTGGCGAAATGACCTATGGAGCTGCACGTGGTATGAAAGACTTTATCATTATCACACTGGGAACAGGCGTGGGAAGCGGTATCGTGATCGGCGGCAATGTTCTTTATGGTCACGATGGATTTGCCGGAGAGTTGGGACATACAACTATCCGTCGCACAAATGGCCGTCTTTGTGGTTGCGGCAGAAAAGGTTGTCTGGAAACTTACGCTTCTGCAACAGGCGTTGCACGATCTGCACGCGAGGTTCTGGAAAACACAACCGAAGATAGCCTTTTACGTCAGATCGCGGCTGATAAAATCACATCGAAGGATGTATACGACGCAGCAGTTCAGGGTGATAAAGTAGCGAAAGAGATCTTCGATGTTACAGGTACAATCCTGGGAGAAGCGTTTGCCGACTTTATAGCATTCTCCGCTCCTGAAGCAATTATCATATTCGGCGGGCTAGCTCAAGCCGGCGATTTGATCTTTAACCCGATCAAAGAAGCTATGGAAAATAACGTTTTACCCATCTGGAGAAACAAAGTAAAAGTTCTTCCTTCGGAATTGAAAGCCAGTGATGCGGCTATTCTCGGAGCAGGCGCTTTGGGTTGGGAAGCTAAATAA